In Silene latifolia isolate original U9 population unplaced genomic scaffold, ASM4854445v1 scaffold_375, whole genome shotgun sequence, a single genomic region encodes these proteins:
- the LOC141639400 gene encoding uncharacterized protein LOC141639400: protein MVYKKGCLCGISSGNLHVFIGPWAIEVIEAVGVLFTWNNKQRPEDRTYSRLDRFMINKKWVDLFPDLYAHFLPEDTYDHTPCIVWQRKVNGTPMFQVVMKLKDPKLVLKQLNKERYPDIENNTCILQMYVHKILEELGIHPTNIYYLIAEEHKTLQDLKDMIEARNNFLTHKAKVKWINEGDANTVYFHGAIKQRRVKNKVVMMIEDKDGVMCNSSKHIQDAFLDYYHGLLGTSNHTSRLRTSIIKYEKVCTEEHYASMLNSVTTDEIKAVLFSIPDDKSPGPDGYTSRFSKMPGNMFEGILL from the exons ATGGTATACAAGAAAGGGTGCCTTTGTGGAATAAGCTCAGGAAATTTGCATGTATTTATAGGCCCTTGGGCAATTGAGG TTATTGAAGCTGTTGGAGTTCTTTTTACTTGGAACAATAAGCAGAGACCTGAAGATAGAACTTACAGTAGACTGGACAGGTTCATGATTAATAAGAAATGGGTGGATCTTTTTCCTGATTTGTATGCTCACTTTTTACCAGAAGATACCTATGATCATACTCCTTGCATT GTTTGGCAGAGGAAGGTTAATGGTACACCTATGTTTCAAGTGGTCATGAAATTAAAAGATCCGAAACTAGTCCTCAAGCAACTGAATAAGGAAAGATATCCAGACATTGAGAATAATACATGCATTCTCCAAATGTATGTTCATAAGATACTGGAGGAATTGGGGATTCATCCAACCAACATTTATTATTTGATAGCTGAGGAGCATAAAACCTTACAAGATCTCAAGGATATGATAGAGGCTAGGAATAACTTCCTGACTCATAAAGCAAAGGTTAAATGGATTAATGAAGGGGATGCAAATACTGTCTATTTCCATGGAGCCATAAAACAAAGAAGGGTGAAGAATAAGGTGGTTATGATGATAGAGGATAAGGATGGGGTCATGTGTAATAGTTCCAAGCATATTCAAGATGCTTTTCTAGATTACTACCATGGTCTGTTGGGGACTAGTAATCATACAAGTAGACTGAGAACAAGCATTATCAAATATGAGAAGGTATGTACTGAAGAGCATTATGCCAGTATGCTAAATTCAGTGACAACTgatgagattaaggcagttttatTTAGTATACCAGATGATAAATCACCCGGCCCTGATGGGTACACAAGCAGGTTTTCAAAGATGCCTGGGAATATGTTTGAAGGGATATTACTGTGA